The DNA segment CCAGGCAACCGCGATGACCGAGGTCGGCATCATCAAGGGCACCCTCCCCTACATGAGCCCGGAGCAGGCGCGCGGCGACTCCGACGCGATCGACGTGCGCTCGGACGTCTATTCGCTCGGCGTGATCCTCTACGAGATGCTCACCGGCGCCCGCCCCTACGACACGGCGAAGGGCTCGCTCCTCGAGTCGGTGCGGATCATCTGCGAGCAGCCGCCCAGGCCGCTCGCCCGATCCTGGCGCGACAGCCGCGGCCCCGATCCCGACCTCGAGACGATCACGGGCAAGGCGCTCGAGAAGGAGGCCGACCGCCGCTACGCGAGCGCCGCGGCGCTCGCCGAGGACATCGGACTGCACCTCGATTCGCGGCCGATCCTTGCGCGCGCGCCGAGCACGATCTATCAGCTGCGCAAGTTCACCCGCCGCAATCGCACCCTGGTCGCAGGCATCGTCGCGACAGTCGTCGCGCTGGTCGCCGGCATCGCGGTCGCGACGACTTTCGGCCTGCGCGAGGCCGCCGAGCGGCGCAACGCCGAGCAGGCGCGCAAGGACCTCGAGACCGTGGTCGACTTCCAGCGCGACATGCTCGACGGCATCGACGCGCAGAAGATGGGCAGCCGTCTCGCCGACGACCTGCGCGCGCGCCTCTCCAGGGCGCTCGTCGATCGCAAGGCCTCGGAGCGCGATATGGCGGCCTACTCGGCAGGGCTCGACACCGCCCTGCGCGAGATCAACCCGACCGACGCCGCGTTGCAGATCATCGACGAGAACATTCTCCGTCGCGCCATCGCCACCGCGAAGAGCCGCTTCTCCACCCAGCCCCTGGTGCAGGCAGAGGTTCTGCACTCGATCGGCGCGACGTACGTGAAGCTGGGCCTGTTCGAGAGCGCCGGAGACCCGCTCGAGGAGGCGCGCGCGCTATCGGAGCGCGAGCTGGGCGCAACCGCACTTGCCACCCTCGATGTCGTCCATGACCTCGGCAGTGTCTATCTCAAGCAGGGCCGGATCGCCGAGGCCGAGCCGCTGCTCCTTGCGGCGCTCGCGGGGCGCCGCCGGGCGCTGGCCGCAGATTCCGCTCCGGTCCTTCAGACGATGGATCAGGTCGCCATGCTCTACGGTGACAGCGACCGGCTCGCGGAGGCCGAGGAGCTCTACCGCCAGACGCTCGCTCTGCAACGCGACCGGCACGGCGACGAGGACCCGTTCACGCTGGCCCTGATGAACAACCTCGGGCAGGTGCTGAAGAACGCGGGCAAGCTCCCCGAGGCCGAGCAGCTGGCGGTAGCGACGCTCGCCGGTCGCCGCCGGGTGCACGGCAACGAAGACCCTGAGACGATGATCGCGGTCAACAATCTGGCGATCCTCTACCGCCGGACGGGCAAGCTGGACAAAGCCGAAGCGCTCTATCTCGAAGACTACGAAACCAGCCGCCGCCTGCTCGGCGCCGAGCATCCCGATATAGCCGTCACGATGACCAACCTCGGCCGCCTCTACATCGCGCAGGAGAGGTTCGCCCCCGCCGAAGCGATCCTCGAACGCGCCCTCGCCCTGTCGCGCAAAGTCCAGCCTCCGGGCTATTTCGGAACCGGCTTCACACAGGCTGCTCATGGGGATGCGCTGGTCGGCCTCAGCCGCTTCGCCGAGGCCGAAAAGGACCTCCTCGAATCCCGCAAGCTCCTCGCGCAGGTGCTCGGCGCCGACTCTCCCAGCCTCACCCGCGTGACGGAGTCTCTGGTGAAGCTCTACGAGCGGACCGGCGACGAGGTCAAGGCCGCCGAGTGGCGGCAGAGGCTGCCCGCCGCGAACTGATCGAACGCCGTCGCCGGAAGGGCCGGCCTACGGGCAGATGTCGCCGCTGCCGGCCGCTTCGCTCCAGCCGCAGACCGACTCGCCCTCGAACCCATCGGCGAAGAGAAGCGGATGCAGGCGCTGGCCGAAGATTCCGTGCGAAGAGCCGTCCTGTCCGTCGCTGATCCAGGTCACGACGAACGCCCCCGAGCCATCGCCGGCGATCGCCGGCTTGGCCTGGTTGCCGGTCGAATAGCTGTTCACCCGAAATTCGCTCGTGATGGGGGTCCCCGTGCTGTCGAACCGTCGCGCAAAGACGCCGGAATACGACCCGTCCTGGCCCGAGAGGCTCTCCCAGACGACGACGAAGCTCCCCGCCGCGCCGGTCGCGACCCGCGCTCCCCGCTGCCTCTGGGGGGTGTGAGTATTGACCTGCACCTCGTCCCCGACGGGAACCCCGGAGGCATCGACGCGCCGCGCGACAACGTCGTCGAGGGAGAGCGCGTCCCCAGGCCGGTTCCAGGTGACGACGAAGTTCCCGGCACCGTCCGCGGCGACCGCGGGATCGGAGAGGCGCTCGGTCGAGTTCGCGTTGATCTGAAACTCGTCGCCTTGAGCGACTGCGGCGGCATTGAAACGGCGCCCCATGATGGGCGACTGCAGGTTGTCCAGGCTCACGCTGGCCCAGACGACGAGGAAGTTGCCCGCGCTGTCGGCCGCGACGGCCGGTGTGACCTGAAAGCCGGTGGTGTAGGTAGGAACCTCGAACTCGCCGCCCAGGAGCGTCCCGGTCGGACCGACCCGCCGACCAAAGATGCCGGTGTCGGACCCATCCTGGTCCGCGCTGGTCCACACGACGACGAAATTGCCCTGACCGTCCGCAGCCACCGCACTGTCTCCCTGCTCCCCGGTGGTGTAGCTGTTGAAAAGCAAGGCACCGCCCAAGGCATCGCCGGCCGCGTCGAACGGCTGGCCGAAGACACCCGAGTCCGGATCGCCCGCGCCTGCGCCCTCCCAGATCGCCAGGAACCCTCCCGCCGGCGCGGTGGCGAGGGCAGGAAACCACTGATTGCCCGTCGTGAACGAGTTCGCCTGAGACTCCCCTCCCTCGGGCACGCCCCCGGCATCGAATCTCTGAACGGCGATTTCGCGGTCGGTGAGATCTGGATCGACACGCGTCCAGACGACGACGAATTTCCCCGCACCGTCCATGCCGACGGCGGGCGTCGTCTGGTAGCCCGTCGTGTAGGAATTGACCTGGAACTCCGGGCCCAGCAGCTGGCCGGAGAGGGGGACAGCGGGCGCGCCGACGAGCCACGCCAGAGCGCAAGCGGACAGGGACCAAACGCCGAGTTCTCGCATGGTGCATCTACCTTAGCACCCGCCCGGGGGCGGGCAGCCGCGGGTCTTTGAGGCCCCCGAATGGCGGCGAACTCCGGGAAACTGGCTGGCCCTGGTCCGGAGCCGGGTCTCCCGCAGCCCCGGACGATCCCTCATCGCCGGCTCTTGAACCGCTGCAGGTGAGCCGCGCGCCCTGCCCGGCTCACCTGCCGCCGAGCTTGCCGACCGTGGGCGGGGCTTTCGCCTGCGCCGCCTGGAGGTCCGACGCCGGCAACTTCCCCGCCAGGCGGTCGCGCTGCTGCGCCGCGCCCTCAGCGCCCGCTGCGGCGGCCCTGGAGTATTCGATGTAGGACGCGAGGAGATCCTGGGGCACTCCGAGGCCCTTCTCGTAGATCTGCCCGAGCGTCATGTGCGCCTCGGGCAACCCCTGCTCGGCGGCGAGCCGGTACCACCGGGCGGCCTCCATGTCGTCCCTCGCCACGCTGAAGCCGGCAGAGTACATCTGCCCGACCGCGAGTTGCGCGGCGGCGAACCCCTGGTCGGCGGCGAGGCGATACCACCTGGCTGCCTCTACCGGGTCCTGCGCCGTGCCACGGCCGTTGGCGCACATCCACGCGAGGTTGTTCTGCGCCCCGGCGTCACCTTTCGCGGCAGCCCGGCGGAGCCATTTCACCGCCTCACGCTCGTCGAGGGCGGCGCCCTGCCCGGTGGCGTAGATCCCGGCCAGCATCACCTGCGCCTCGACCAACCCCTGTTCGCCGGCGCGGCGAAACCAGTTCAACGCCTCCGACTCGTCTTTCGGAACGCCCTGTCCGCCGAGATAGATCATCCCGAGGCTCATCTGCGCCTCGGCGCTCCCCTGCCCGGCCGCAGTCCGAAACCACTTCAGGGCTTCCGACTCGTCCCGCGCCGCACCGTCCCCGAACATGTAGGCACTGGCGAGCGCCAGCTCCGCCTCGACACTGCCCTGCGCCGCATCGGCACGCAACTTCTGCAGGTCGCGCCCGCCGCTCGCCAACGCGCCACTGGCCACCATCCCGGCCAGGAACACCACGCCAAACCCTCGCGAGAACCTCATCCGATCTCCTCCCCGAACCCCGCGCCCGCCGAGAGCGCGCCCTATCCGGGCCATGTCGTTCCCAGGAGCCGTCTCGGGTCACCGCGACCGGGCGACGCGCAGCCAGGACCACGCAGGGAATGAGCGCGAAGGATGACGGGCGAAAAGATCCGGCGCGATGGATTTTCGACAGTCGGACGGGTGCGGCGCCTGGAGGGGCGGAGGGGCAGAGGAAGGGGCGGGGCGAGCGTCGCAAGGGGCAGCGGTACAGATTCGTCCACTCCTGGGGCAGCGTCGCGCCGTTCTTCGATCACTGAGTGGGGAGATCTGGGCTGAGCGGCTCCGGCAACCTGGCCTTGCGCCGAGGCCAGACCTACCGAATTCCGGCCTTGCCTGACGGCCACTTGCGTCCACTTC comes from the Thermoanaerobaculia bacterium genome and includes:
- a CDS encoding tetratricopeptide repeat protein — translated: FGLARITEGDVDQATAMTEVGIIKGTLPYMSPEQARGDSDAIDVRSDVYSLGVILYEMLTGARPYDTAKGSLLESVRIICEQPPRPLARSWRDSRGPDPDLETITGKALEKEADRRYASAAALAEDIGLHLDSRPILARAPSTIYQLRKFTRRNRTLVAGIVATVVALVAGIAVATTFGLREAAERRNAEQARKDLETVVDFQRDMLDGIDAQKMGSRLADDLRARLSRALVDRKASERDMAAYSAGLDTALREINPTDAALQIIDENILRRAIATAKSRFSTQPLVQAEVLHSIGATYVKLGLFESAGDPLEEARALSERELGATALATLDVVHDLGSVYLKQGRIAEAEPLLLAALAGRRRALAADSAPVLQTMDQVAMLYGDSDRLAEAEELYRQTLALQRDRHGDEDPFTLALMNNLGQVLKNAGKLPEAEQLAVATLAGRRRVHGNEDPETMIAVNNLAILYRRTGKLDKAEALYLEDYETSRRLLGAEHPDIAVTMTNLGRLYIAQERFAPAEAILERALALSRKVQPPGYFGTGFTQAAHGDALVGLSRFAEAEKDLLESRKLLAQVLGADSPSLTRVTESLVKLYERTGDEVKAAEWRQRLPAAN
- a CDS encoding sel1 repeat family protein, whose amino-acid sequence is MRFSRGFGVVFLAGMVASGALASGGRDLQKLRADAAQGSVEAELALASAYMFGDGAARDESEALKWFRTAAGQGSAEAQMSLGMIYLGGQGVPKDESEALNWFRRAGEQGLVEAQVMLAGIYATGQGAALDEREAVKWLRRAAAKGDAGAQNNLAWMCANGRGTAQDPVEAARWYRLAADQGFAAAQLAVGQMYSAGFSVARDDMEAARWYRLAAEQGLPEAHMTLGQIYEKGLGVPQDLLASYIEYSRAAAAGAEGAAQQRDRLAGKLPASDLQAAQAKAPPTVGKLGGR